The Arabidopsis thaliana chromosome 5, partial sequence genomic interval ACTGCCTGAAAGTTTGGTTGAACGAAACTCTAAGAACAAACCAACCTGAGAAGATATCagaaaatcttataaaatgcAAAGTCTAGGAAACCTCAAGTGGTGATGTTGGGGTAGCCCAGCCAGAAAGTCCTGCCCCGAGGATCTTCAGATAAGAGATAAGAACGTAAGCATGCTGCAAGTCAGTGATCTAACCAAAATCTGTGTTGCAAAACAAAGTATATCTTGCATGAATATAACTTACTCGAAGCTTCTGCCCCACAAACAATTTGCCAGCATTCAGCTGCTTGGTTAGCACGACATCCAGAGCAGCATTCATCGAGTACCtgtgatttaaaaaaaaatcctatgGAAATGAGACAAGAAAACAGGTAACAGAACAGCAGTAGCAATTTCATACCACCCATCAGTGAGTTCGACTTTCACATTGCTGCAATTATCAGAACAATGTGCTTCCTGAGAACCATTATCGGTCCTTGGATTAATAGCTGATATGCAGAGGACCATCATTGAAGAAGCTGGAGCATCACCACTCAGAATCCTCTTGATTGCAGAGCAATGACCATGATTGACCTCTCTCTCATATCTATTAAGAAGATTAACCATGTTAGACTTTGCATGAGTTTAAGTAACGAGTTGTGTTGTGAGACTGGGAAACCTGTATTTTAGTTCCTCAAGAACATTGGTGATTGTTAGAAAGTTTCCTCTGCATTTGGCTGGGTAGTATATGTCGTAGCATGCAAGTTTCCAGACTATCCACCTGTAGTGATTAGTAACCCACCTAGTGCATATGTAGTGATAGATAAGTTAATAGATATAGACATCAAACTGTCTATCTAATAGAGTGACAATCACATGCAAGCTTCAAACGAACAGTCACACACTTTTTCTGatataataaacatataacaCGGTTAACATTTCAAGGGACAGAGAAAGTACTTTCTGGATGCATGTTGTAAGGAAGCACCCGACTCAGCCAACATTTGAAGAAAAGTTTCAGCTCCAACCTTGTTTGAAGAAGACTCATCACAGAATACATATTTATCTGCATTACTTGATTTGATTCTTCTGACATGGTCTGGCACATAATCCATCTAAAACCACCTCGTAAATGTGTTTGAgtgaatgaagaaaaaatttatgtaACGCAGGAACAGGTGAAAGGGACAAAAAGATTTTACCCTGGTCGTAGCTGTCGGATGCATTCCAAAAAACTCCTTGATATATACTCTTGGAGACTTTTCTGGATATCTTGTAGAAAGTACCTTTTTGGAAGTAAGTGTATCACACGATACAACAGACAAACCTGATAATAGACAGGAcaccaaaattataaatctgaGAACCAACCAAttagattaacaaaaaattaaaattaaaattaatcgTATATATTACCACTTGAAGCTTGCTGagcatttttctttaaaggaGTTTTAAAGGATGAAATCCTTGGCCTTTTGAAAGGAGAAACGGAGACTGTCTTTCCCAGCCTTTTCTTTTGGGTACTGTCTTGTTTATTGTTTGCATAAGCTGTATCTCTGCGATTTGTTATATCAACAAGTGGCTGATCAGCAGGCCTTCCAAGTTGCCTAGCTCTTGGAATGAAACCGTTTCCCTTGGAATTATTCACTGCCATATCTGATGCTAAAGGCCTGTTATTTGATAGTCCATGTGTAGCAGGTTTACTGATATTCAGAGCACAATTGGTCTCATCAACAGCCGTATCAAATTTCTTGATCAAATTACCCCCTGAAGCTAGGTTCTCCAAGTTAACTGATCTAAATTGCTTTGAAGATGAATGAAGAGGAGATACAAAACTATTTGACGTATGTTTGTTGCTTGTCTTTTCTTCATGAGCAATATAACCTGTGTTGACACTTCCATTGTTTATAGCAATATCACTTAGCCTTTCATCTTTCTGTGGTGTAAAAAATTGATCACCTCCAGCTACATCATCAAAGAAAGACCCTAACTCAGGGTCACCAAGAAGGTTTCTGGCACGTTTCAACGCCTCAGCTGACACTGACAATGATTTTCCACCAGCAGTCTGAAACTTTGTTGGAGGCACCTTTAACGATGGATTTAAGATTTCAGATCTCTTCCCAGATACATAATTCTCATATTGTCCTGGAGTTCCTGAATGATGCTTAACCACTGTAGCATCAAACTCCTCATGAGTTTTTAAACCGGACCACCCATGTTGCTGGAGGGAAGAAGACGACTGGTTCACATGGTTAAATCCAttcaaatcatcttcttctagtCCTAACAATGCCTTGGCTCTTGCTAAACCGGCAGAAGATACATTAACCTTTTTGTTGGAAGCTGTCTGAAAAAGACTGTTGGGAACACCAAACCCACTCTCCCTGGGAAGAACGTTGTCTACACAATCAAAAAGAATCTTATTAACAAATAAACTATGAAAAAATGTCACTTCTAATATTTATTCTCTAAACGAAGTAAGATGTGTGTTGATTAGTTCTTCACTATTCATCGTTTTATCTGATAACAACCAAACTCAAGAAACCTGGAAGTTGAACGGAGTAGCAGCACAAACAACAAGTTCATATGTAAATGCGCACACAGCTGGATATAAGACTTAAAAAAAGAGGAGATAAGAACACACCTGAGTCAATTATCATATCACTTCCTAGAATAGACAAAGGTTTGGCAATTGAAGACTCTTTCAAAGGGACAGTTTTCCCCAAGGCCGTCCTGAACATTGGCATAGTTTCAGCTGTATCCACTTGTCTCGTTTGGGGAATTGAGCAATTTGTGTTCTGCAAATCTAAAAGTGTAGCCAAGAACATGGAACATTCAAAAGATTTTCAGGAACACATATTCACCAACATTAAGTAACAATTCAAGCGAATTCAGAAACAAATGACTAGTCAAGGGAATTCAATACTGTCACATAAAATACCTGAATAAGCAACATTCTCTGCTAAAATGGATTTGGCTTTAGCAATCGAAGACTCTTTAAGAACTACAGACTTCCCCAGCCCAGTCCTGAACATTGGGATTTCCCCAG includes:
- the BRCA2B gene encoding BRCA2-like B (BRCA2-like B (BRCA2B); FUNCTIONS IN: single-stranded DNA binding; INVOLVED IN: meiosis; LOCATED IN: mitochondrion; CONTAINS InterPro DOMAIN/s: Nucleic acid-binding, OB-fold-like (InterPro:IPR016027), DNA recombination/repair protein BRCA2, helical domain (InterPro:IPR015252), DNA recombination and repair protein, BRCA2 (InterPro:IPR011370), BRCA2, oligonucleotide/oligosaccharide-binding 1 (InterPro:IPR015187), Breast cancer type 2 susceptibility protein (InterPro:IPR015525), BRCA2 repeat (InterPro:IPR002093); BEST Arabidopsis thaliana protein match is: BREAST CANCER 2 like 2A (TAIR:AT4G00020.1); Has 281 Blast hits to 210 proteins in 91 species: Archae - 0; Bacteria - 4; Metazoa - 134; Fungi - 18; Plants - 61; Viruses - 0; Other Eukaryotes - 64 (source: NCBI BLink).), whose protein sequence is MSTWHLFSDSSGDGFRWEVAGRILQSVSDSTPTKALESTAPLPSMADLLLQGCSKLIEREESMPGEIPMFRTGLGKSVVLKESSIAKAKSILAENVAYSDLQNTNCSIPQTRQVDTAETMPMFRTALGKTVPLKESSIAKPLSILGSDMIIDSDNVLPRESGFGVPNSLFQTASNKKVNVSSAGLARAKALLGLEEDDLNGFNHVNQSSSSLQQHGWSGLKTHEEFDATVVKHHSGTPGQYENYVSGKRSEILNPSLKVPPTKFQTAGGKSLSVSAEALKRARNLLGDPELGSFFDDVAGGDQFFTPQKDERLSDIAINNGSVNTGYIAHEEKTSNKHTSNSFVSPLHSSSKQFRSVNLENLASGGNLIKKFDTAVDETNCALNISKPATHGLSNNRPLASDMAVNNSKGNGFIPRARQLGRPADQPLVDITNRRDTAYANNKQDSTQKKRLGKTVSVSPFKRPRISSFKTPLKKNAQQASSGLSVVSCDTLTSKKVLSTRYPEKSPRVYIKEFFGMHPTATTRMDYVPDHVRRIKSSNADKYVFCDESSSNKVGAETFLQMLAESGASLQHASRKWVTNHYRWIVWKLACYDIYYPAKCRGNFLTITNVLEELKYRYEREVNHGHCSAIKRILSGDAPASSMMVLCISAINPRTDNGSQEAHCSDNCSNVKVELTDGWYSMNAALDVVLTKQLNAGKLFVGQKLRILGAGLSGWATPTSPLEAVISSTICLLLNINGTYRAHWADRLGFCKEIGVPLAFNCIKCNGGPVPKTLAGITRIYPILYKERLGEKKSIVRSERIESRIIQLHNQRRSALVEGIMCEYQRGINGVHSQNDTDSEEGAKVFKLLETAAEPELLMAEMSLEQLTSFTTYKAKFEAAKQMQMEKSVAKALEDAGLGERNVTPFMRIRLVGLTSLSNEGEHNPKEGIVTIWDPTERQRTELTEGKIYIMKGLVPMNSDSETLYLHARGSSSRWQPLSPKDSENFQPFFNPRKPISLSNLGEIPLSSEFDIAAYVVYVGDAYTDVLQKKQWVFVTDGSTQHSGEISNSLLAISFSTPFMDDSSVSHISHNLVGSVVGFCNLIKRAKDATNEMWVAETTENSVYFINAEAAYSSHLKTRSAHIQTWAKLYSSKSVIHELRQRVLFIIGACKSPSC